The Mycolicibacterium monacense genome contains the following window.
CGGAGGGCTTGGGTGCAGCGGGGGAACTCGGTGAGCCGGTGGGCGATGGTGGCGATGGTTTTCGCGTTCGCCGGGGACACACCGGTTTTCCACGCCACCAACGCCGTGACGGAGCGGGCGCCGGTGGCGCCCCACAGTTGGTCACCGTCGATCTCGGCCACGATCTCCACGATGCGCCCGTCGATGGCGTTGCGCTGGCCCGTCAGCTCCGCGAGTTCCTCGAAGCACGCCTCAAGCCGCCCAGCGCGAGGCGCGCTGGGAACGAAAGCCGGTGCGCTCGAAGGCATGACACCATCATGGCAGGAGGGTCCGACACGCGACGGATTCGTGATCCGTCGACCGATTACGGCTGGATGCGGATCTCGCCCGGCTTCCACAACCCGCTGTGCGTCGCGGTGCCCAGTTCGATCTGCGCCGGTTCGGCGTCGACGACGGTGTCGAAGCGGCGCAGCGAACCCCAGTCCTGACCCCAGTCCTGCGACAGGTACGTCGACATCACCGACGCCCGCAGCAGCAGGTCGGTGATCCCGAGCAGGCCGCCGTTGAGGCCGTCCTGCCACGTGTCGGTGCTCTGCAGCTTCGCGTAATAGTCCGGTGAGATCCTGAATTTGGGTACCTCGGTCACCCCGTTGGCGTGCAGCATCGGCTGCTGGCACGGGAACGCCAGCCCGACGGCCCAGTCCATCAGCACGGGTTGCTCGGAGCCGACGTACTCCTGGACCGACCGGACCTCCGGAACCCGCGGCGGCGTCACCGCGATCCAGTCGCCCTGACCGAGGTTGAGGTCCTCGGCGACCACCCGGACCGCCACCGCATCGGTGGGGATCTGGTCGCGCGGATACCGCAGGTTGCGCCACGACGGCGTCGGACCGATGTCGTAGGGGTCGACGCGTCCGGCCGGGACCGGTGCGCCGTCGGGTCCGGGGCGCGCGTATTCCAGCGCGACGGTCTGCCCGGAGGTGAATCCCTCTGCGACGCTGAGTCCGGAGATCGTGCCCGCCGCGGTGATCACCACCAGCGGGTGGGCGTCGTCGGGCGCGGGAAGTTCGTACCACGCGGACGTCAACCGGCTTTCCTGTTGCACGCCGGTCGAATACGTGCCGGCGACCGGGACCCGTGCCGGGTCGAGGCCGTAGGGCAGCGGCACCGTGGAGCCGTTCACCCCGGGCCGGGACAGCTGTTCGGGCTGATTCCAGTCGTAGTCCGTGCCGGGCTGCGGATTGTTCAACCGGATCGCCTCGGCGATGATCCGGTCGGGAACGCCGTTGGGGGAGAAGCCGCGCGGATCCGTGCCGCCGAGCGGGCCCAGCCGGCCCCAAGAGGGTTGACCGGGGCCGCCGGGCAGCGCACGCAGGAACCCGGCGTTCGAATCGGGTTCGACGAGCACGTCGTCGGCCAGGCCGCAGCCGCCGGCGAACGCCCGGACGTTGGCCCATCCGTTGGAGTAGGTCGGGTACTGGCGCACCACGCCGACGGTCATCGACGCCACCATGAACACCACCATGAAGCCGGCGGCGACCGGAATCGGTGCGGCGGTGAGCCTGTCGACGATCCGCGATTCGGGCCGCGGGGTCAGGTGCAGCCAGAACGCCCACGCCGCGGCGATCGCGAAGAGCGCGAAGAACACCGCGCTGACCGTCACCCCGCCCAGCTGGGGAACCGAGGTGTTGAAAGGCACCCCGAAGTTCGAGACGTACCACCACCCGTTGGTGGATGCGAAGCACAGCGCCAGCACGAACAGCAGCGCCGCCAGGAACGCCATCCGGTTACGTGCCGAACGCAAGACGACCGGCGACACCAGCACCGTCGCGAGCGCCGCCACCGCCGCACCCACGGCGGCGAACAGGCCGAAGTGGTGGATCCACTTGGTGGGGGTAAACATCAGGAAGAAGATCGTGGCGAAGATGATGCCCATCAGCCGCCAGGCGGGTCCGCGCGCAACCCCGGGGATCCGCTTGCGCCGCAACATGATGAACAGCGACGCGAACAGGGACAGCGCGGTGAACAGGAACGCCACGCGGCGGGCGATCGCGCCGTCGACGGTCGGCAGGATCAGGTAGTAGTAGCGCAGGTTCTCGGTGTACCACTCCTGGCTGGGGCCGATCGCGGTGCGGATCCTGGTGGCCTCCAACACCGTTGACAACGTCTGGTCGGCGAACACCACCGCCAGCACCACGGTGCCCGCGGCGAGCAGGGGTGCGAGCAACGGCCACGTGCCGACGGAGCGCCTGCGCCGCATCAGGATTCGCAGGATCGGGCGGCCACCGGCCACCAACGCGGCGACGGCGATCAGCCCGGTCGGCTGGATGCCCAGCGTGAACGCGGCGGTGGTGATGGCCAGCGCGGCGGGTGTGAGCCGGCCGGAGGTGACGGCGCGTTCGATCAGCACGTAGGTGATCAGCGCGCCCGTGGCGATCTGGCCTTCGGGCCGCAGCCCGTTGTTGAACGGCATCCACGCACCCAGCAGGACGAACCCGGCGGCCCACAGCGCCGGGCGGCTGGCGATCACCGCGGGACCGAGGCGGGGCAGCACCTCACGAGAGAGCAGCAGCCAGCACACGACGGCGCAGATCAGGTCGGGGAGCCG
Protein-coding sequences here:
- a CDS encoding arabinosyltransferase domain-containing protein, which codes for MRAGRDVRITRWVATIAGLLGFVMAVATPLLPVVQTTATLNWPQQGQFANVTAPLISQAPVSLTATVPCEVVRTMPRDGGLLFGTAPAEGRDAALNAMLVNVTRTRVDVIVRNVVVASVNRDRVAGPGCERIEITSNEDGTFAEFVGLTQVSGENAGQPQRTGYSDPNLRPAIVGVFTDLTGPAPPGMSLSATIDTRFTTQPTALKLTAILLAIISTVVALLALWRLDRLDGRRMHRLIPTRWRNVTAVDGVVLGGFAIWYVLGANSSDDGYILQMARVADHAGYMSNYFRWFGSPEDPFGWYYNLLALMTHVSTSSIWMRLPDLICAVVCWLLLSREVLPRLGPAVIASRPALWAAGFVLLGAWMPFNNGLRPEGQIATGALITYVLIERAVTSGRLTPAALAITTAAFTLGIQPTGLIAVAALVAGGRPILRILMRRRRSVGTWPLLAPLLAAGTVVLAVVFADQTLSTVLEATRIRTAIGPSQEWYTENLRYYYLILPTVDGAIARRVAFLFTALSLFASLFIMLRRKRIPGVARGPAWRLMGIIFATIFFLMFTPTKWIHHFGLFAAVGAAVAALATVLVSPVVLRSARNRMAFLAALLFVLALCFASTNGWWYVSNFGVPFNTSVPQLGGVTVSAVFFALFAIAAAWAFWLHLTPRPESRIVDRLTAAPIPVAAGFMVVFMVASMTVGVVRQYPTYSNGWANVRAFAGGCGLADDVLVEPDSNAGFLRALPGGPGQPSWGRLGPLGGTDPRGFSPNGVPDRIIAEAIRLNNPQPGTDYDWNQPEQLSRPGVNGSTVPLPYGLDPARVPVAGTYSTGVQQESRLTSAWYELPAPDDAHPLVVITAAGTISGLSVAEGFTSGQTVALEYARPGPDGAPVPAGRVDPYDIGPTPSWRNLRYPRDQIPTDAVAVRVVAEDLNLGQGDWIAVTPPRVPEVRSVQEYVGSEQPVLMDWAVGLAFPCQQPMLHANGVTEVPKFRISPDYYAKLQSTDTWQDGLNGGLLGITDLLLRASVMSTYLSQDWGQDWGSLRRFDTVVDAEPAQIELGTATHSGLWKPGEIRIQP